From Nitratidesulfovibrio vulgaris str. Hildenborough, a single genomic window includes:
- the fliE gene encoding flagellar hook-basal body complex protein FliE, with product MTIQSIGLKAYTNALANFTKAEKTTSAGAMLPQQGQAPGKSFTETLTDSLGKVNEMQGEKSKMITSFASGETQNVHELMITLQKAGLAVSMTSAVRNKVMEAYRELSRIQF from the coding sequence ATGACCATCCAGAGTATCGGCCTCAAGGCCTACACCAACGCCCTCGCCAACTTCACCAAGGCCGAGAAGACCACGTCCGCAGGTGCCATGCTGCCACAGCAGGGGCAGGCACCCGGCAAGTCGTTCACGGAGACGCTCACCGACTCTCTCGGCAAGGTGAACGAGATGCAGGGCGAGAAATCCAAGATGATCACCTCGTTCGCCTCGGGCGAGACGCAGAACGTGCATGAGCTGATGATCACCCTGCAGAAGGCCGGGCTTGCCGTGAGCATGACCTCTGCCGTGCGCAACAAGGTCATGGAAGCCTACCGCGAACTGAGTCGCATCCAGTTCTAG
- a CDS encoding FliI/YscN family ATPase, translating to MSGGPRACLDLLRECAPMQTFGKITKVVGLVAEGSGIKAPLGAVCHMLPDDGGESVAAEVVGFRDGRLLFMPYGELRGVRPGSLIRNSSLPPVFPVGEGLLGRAFDAFGAPLDGGTPVMPEAWAPLYASPPNPLTRPRIDTPLDVGVRCINSLLTLGRGQRVGIMAGSGVGKSTLMGMMARYTEAQVNVIGLIGERGREVVEFMEKDLGPEGMARSVLVVATSDQSPLVRMRAAYAATAVAEFFRDQGKDVLLMMDSVTRFAMAAREVGLAVGEPPTTKGYTPTVFAQLPRLLERAGRSPEGTITGIYTVLVDGDDFNEPIADAVRSILDGHIVLTRELADQGHFPAIDVLKSISRLRTDICPDDIVNAGRILTRHMATFRRVEDMINIGAYATGSNPDIDKAIAMVGPINDFLRQHITDQQPLPGCYEQLLALAAS from the coding sequence ATGAGCGGCGGCCCGCGAGCCTGTCTCGACCTTCTGCGCGAATGCGCCCCCATGCAGACCTTCGGCAAGATAACCAAGGTCGTGGGCCTCGTGGCCGAAGGTTCCGGCATCAAGGCACCACTGGGTGCCGTGTGCCACATGCTGCCCGATGACGGCGGTGAAAGCGTCGCCGCCGAAGTGGTGGGCTTCCGTGACGGACGGTTGCTCTTCATGCCCTACGGTGAACTGCGCGGGGTGCGCCCCGGCAGCCTCATCCGCAACTCCAGCCTTCCCCCGGTCTTTCCCGTGGGCGAAGGACTGCTGGGCCGGGCTTTCGACGCCTTCGGCGCCCCCCTCGATGGCGGCACGCCCGTCATGCCGGAGGCATGGGCCCCCCTCTACGCCTCGCCACCCAACCCCCTCACCCGGCCGCGCATCGACACGCCGCTGGACGTGGGCGTGCGCTGCATCAACAGCCTGCTGACCCTCGGCCGCGGGCAGCGAGTGGGCATCATGGCGGGTTCCGGCGTCGGCAAGTCAACGCTCATGGGCATGATGGCCCGCTACACCGAGGCGCAGGTCAACGTCATCGGTCTCATCGGCGAACGCGGGCGAGAAGTGGTCGAGTTCATGGAGAAGGACCTCGGCCCGGAGGGCATGGCCCGTTCGGTGCTCGTGGTGGCGACCTCGGACCAGTCTCCGCTGGTGCGGATGCGCGCGGCCTACGCAGCCACCGCCGTGGCGGAGTTCTTCCGCGACCAGGGCAAGGACGTGCTGCTGATGATGGACTCGGTGACGCGCTTCGCCATGGCTGCCCGCGAAGTGGGCCTCGCCGTGGGTGAACCGCCCACCACCAAGGGTTACACGCCCACCGTCTTCGCCCAGTTGCCACGCCTTCTCGAACGTGCGGGCCGCAGCCCCGAGGGGACCATCACCGGCATCTACACCGTCCTGGTGGATGGCGACGACTTCAACGAACCCATCGCCGACGCCGTGCGCTCCATCCTCGACGGTCACATCGTGCTCACGCGTGAACTTGCCGACCAGGGGCACTTTCCGGCCATCGACGTGCTCAAGTCCATCAGCCGCCTTCGCACCGACATCTGCCCCGACGACATCGTCAACGCGGGCCGGATACTCACCCGCCACATGGCGACCTTCCGCCGGGTCGAGGACATGATCAACATCGGGGCCTACGCCACGGGTTCCAACCCCGACATCGACAAGGCCATCGCCATGGTGGGGCCCATCAACGACTTCCTGCGCCAGCACATCACCGACCAGCAGCCCCTGCCCGGCTGCTACGAACAGCTTCTGGCCCTCGCAGCCAGCTGA
- the flgB gene encoding flagellar basal body rod protein FlgB, with translation MKNMYESHVNLVGKVMDMQLQRQNVVMSNIANVRTPGYKPRELEFEKELQSALGLDAKGRMTITEKQHLPAVFDPEGFGPEWSKTFKPRVVHGEDRVNLDKEMTKMAKASLQYNALATVIKGNFEGIKTIIMEGQK, from the coding sequence ATGAAAAACATGTATGAATCCCACGTGAACCTTGTGGGCAAGGTCATGGACATGCAACTCCAGCGTCAGAATGTCGTCATGAGCAACATCGCGAACGTGCGCACGCCCGGCTACAAGCCGCGCGAGCTCGAGTTCGAGAAGGAGCTTCAGTCGGCACTGGGGCTGGACGCCAAAGGGCGCATGACCATCACCGAGAAACAGCATCTGCCCGCCGTCTTCGACCCCGAGGGCTTCGGCCCTGAGTGGTCGAAGACCTTCAAGCCGCGGGTCGTCCACGGTGAGGACCGCGTCAATCTGGACAAGGAGATGACCAAGATGGCCAAGGCGTCGCTGCAGTACAACGCCCTTGCCACGGTCATCAAAGGCAACTTCGAAGGCATCAAGACCATCATCATGGAGGGCCAGAAGTAA
- a CDS encoding PACE efflux transporter: protein MRTRADRIRHTLLFEILLITTTVLVLPGVLGVPAHSFGMLSVIMSTLAMLWNYLYNVAFDRMLLRLGRPLAPRPFWLRAAHAITFEIGFAFVSVPLIMYMLDFGFVEAVLLDAGYLVLVPVYAFLFNLAYDTVFPVPQPQAEAM from the coding sequence ATGCGTACCCGTGCCGACAGGATTCGTCACACCCTGCTGTTCGAAATCCTGCTCATCACCACCACCGTACTCGTCCTTCCGGGCGTTCTCGGCGTACCCGCCCATTCCTTCGGGATGCTCAGCGTCATCATGAGCACCCTCGCCATGTTATGGAACTATCTCTACAACGTCGCCTTCGACAGGATGCTGCTGCGATTGGGCAGACCGCTTGCGCCACGTCCTTTCTGGCTGCGCGCCGCCCACGCCATCACCTTCGAGATAGGCTTCGCCTTCGTCTCAGTGCCGCTCATCATGTACATGCTCGACTTCGGATTCGTCGAAGCGGTGCTGCTTGACGCGGGCTATCTCGTGCTGGTGCCCGTGTACGCCTTCCTCTTCAACCTCGCCTACGACACCGTCTTCCCCGTGCCCCAGCCACAGGCCGAGGCCATGTGA
- a CDS encoding flagellar hook protein FlgE, which translates to MMHGLYTGATGMRTQAEGMNVVGNNLANVNTIGFKQSMMLYQDLMSQTEPTGSAYVSGISQVGLGARVGDVRVLRSQGALLAGSDTTDFAISGKGFFQVTSGQDTHYTRAGNFRFNKDGQLVDPNGFNLMGHAITGETEGPLAAVTLVKDADGRLSMPAKATGGMTSVFNLGFDKDASSSTANPFFGMLEAWDGTATPPLGDNAAGYTQTMRVYDAAGDTHELTIRFDNATTAGGKRYVEFLVTMPPGEDGGAAAGSAGAGLLMSGTLQFGSSGQLQDIMAFTPSGGDPKDLANWVPATLDASGRPQFNATFAQGGAQTVGLDLGITTTAWNNAPASAAGVGLDPTLLGGATTPKLAATSTTAYKGSSSSTYMKQDGYAEGVLMNLEVATDGIVSGKYSNGQSQSLFRVPIFRFTSEDGLRSEGMNHYSATTESGAAQEGKADTENYGKLMGKSLEQSNVDMAREMVNMIVTQRGFQTNSKVVTTADTMIQKALELKR; encoded by the coding sequence ATGATGCACGGACTCTACACGGGCGCCACGGGCATGAGGACGCAGGCCGAAGGTATGAACGTGGTGGGTAACAACCTCGCCAACGTGAACACCATCGGCTTCAAGCAGTCCATGATGCTGTATCAGGACCTGATGAGCCAGACGGAACCCACGGGCAGTGCCTATGTCTCCGGCATATCGCAGGTGGGACTCGGTGCCCGGGTGGGCGACGTGCGCGTGCTGCGTTCGCAGGGGGCCTTGCTTGCCGGGTCGGACACCACGGACTTCGCCATATCGGGCAAAGGCTTCTTTCAGGTGACCAGCGGGCAGGACACCCACTACACCCGCGCAGGCAACTTCCGCTTCAACAAGGACGGGCAACTGGTCGACCCCAACGGGTTCAACCTGATGGGCCACGCCATCACCGGTGAAACCGAAGGCCCGCTGGCAGCCGTGACGCTGGTGAAGGATGCGGACGGGCGTCTTTCCATGCCCGCCAAGGCGACAGGGGGCATGACCTCTGTCTTCAACCTCGGTTTCGACAAGGATGCCAGCAGCAGCACCGCCAATCCGTTCTTCGGGATGCTCGAGGCATGGGACGGCACCGCTACGCCGCCGCTTGGCGACAATGCGGCAGGCTACACCCAGACCATGCGCGTCTATGACGCTGCGGGCGACACCCACGAACTCACCATCCGTTTCGACAATGCCACCACCGCGGGCGGCAAGCGATACGTGGAGTTTCTCGTCACCATGCCTCCCGGCGAGGACGGCGGTGCGGCGGCGGGTAGCGCGGGTGCGGGGCTGCTCATGTCCGGGACGTTGCAATTCGGGTCGTCAGGGCAGTTGCAGGACATCATGGCCTTCACGCCATCAGGCGGCGACCCCAAGGACCTCGCCAACTGGGTGCCCGCCACGCTGGACGCCTCTGGCAGGCCGCAGTTCAACGCCACCTTCGCGCAAGGCGGGGCGCAGACAGTGGGCCTCGACCTTGGCATCACCACCACCGCATGGAACAATGCACCCGCTTCGGCGGCGGGGGTGGGCCTCGACCCGACGCTTCTTGGCGGGGCCACCACGCCCAAACTGGCTGCCACGTCGACCACCGCCTACAAGGGAAGTTCGTCGTCGACCTACATGAAGCAGGACGGCTATGCGGAAGGCGTACTCATGAACCTTGAGGTGGCAACGGATGGCATCGTCAGCGGCAAGTACAGCAACGGTCAGTCGCAGTCGCTGTTCCGCGTGCCCATCTTCCGCTTCACCAGCGAGGACGGGTTGCGAAGCGAGGGCATGAACCACTACTCCGCCACCACGGAGTCTGGTGCGGCACAGGAAGGCAAGGCCGACACAGAGAATTACGGCAAGCTCATGGGCAAGTCGCTTGAGCAGTCCAACGTGGACATGGCCCGCGAGATGGTGAACATGATCGTCACCCAGCGCGGATTCCAGACCAACAGCAAGGTGGTCACCACGGCGGACACCATGATTCAGAAGGCGCTGGAACTCAAGCGCTGA
- a CDS encoding SDR family oxidoreductase, protein MSTFDSVLQDINASPRTWLVTGVAGFIGSNLLETLLRQGQRVVGLDNFLTGYQRNLDMVRDLVGEERWASFRFIEGDIRDLATCHEACKGVDHVLHQAALGSVPRSIDDPILSNECNITGFVNMLVAARDAGAKSFVYAASSSTYGDEPTLPKVEDIIGKPLSPYAVTKYVNELYADVFARCYGFTAIGLRYFNVFGQRQDPFGAYAAVIPQWFASLLRGETVFVNGDGETSRDFCYIDNVVQANILASLAPAEARDKVYNVAFGQRTTLNELFDLIREEVVRHKPEAAGATCVHRDFRAGDVRHSLADITRAQTLLGYAPVYDVREGLRLAGDWYAANLK, encoded by the coding sequence GCCGGGTTCATCGGCTCCAACCTGCTGGAGACCCTGCTCAGGCAGGGACAGCGCGTGGTGGGCCTCGACAATTTCCTCACCGGCTACCAGCGCAACCTCGACATGGTGCGCGACCTCGTGGGCGAAGAGCGTTGGGCGTCGTTCCGCTTCATCGAGGGCGACATCCGCGACCTCGCCACCTGCCACGAAGCCTGCAAGGGCGTCGACCATGTGCTGCATCAGGCGGCCCTCGGGTCGGTACCGCGCTCCATCGACGACCCCATCCTCTCCAACGAGTGCAACATCACCGGTTTCGTCAACATGCTGGTGGCCGCCCGTGATGCCGGCGCCAAGAGCTTCGTCTACGCGGCGTCCAGTTCCACCTACGGTGACGAACCGACGCTGCCCAAGGTCGAGGACATCATCGGCAAGCCGCTTTCGCCCTACGCCGTCACCAAGTACGTCAACGAACTCTACGCCGACGTGTTCGCGCGCTGCTACGGCTTCACCGCCATCGGGCTGCGCTACTTCAACGTCTTCGGGCAGCGCCAGGACCCCTTCGGTGCCTACGCAGCCGTCATCCCCCAGTGGTTCGCCAGCCTGCTGCGCGGCGAGACCGTGTTCGTGAACGGCGACGGCGAGACCAGCCGCGACTTCTGCTACATCGACAACGTGGTGCAGGCCAACATCCTCGCTTCGCTGGCCCCTGCCGAAGCACGCGACAAGGTGTACAACGTGGCCTTCGGCCAGCGCACCACACTGAACGAACTCTTCGACCTCATTCGCGAAGAGGTGGTGCGTCACAAGCCCGAAGCCGCCGGGGCCACCTGCGTGCATCGCGACTTCCGCGCGGGAGACGTGCGTCACTCGCTGGCCGACATCACCCGCGCACAGACGCTTCTGGGCTACGCCCCGGTGTACGACGTGCGCGAGGGGCTGCGACTGGCTGGCGACTGGTACGCCGCCAACCTGAAGTAG
- a CDS encoding tetratricopeptide repeat protein, producing MSSHLDYEINKELGECYLFMGDLEKAEDYYRKAAASNGVHPDPYLGLATIAVQRGALSDALVLYRKAADIEAGDKALAGMGLVEMEQGDAEAAYGHLAAALALNPENLVAMNCIVRLGYHFGRVADVVPYLENYLSLVPGKDTVRTTLAGCLITLGRPEEARAHLEQVLASDPANPEARSLYEGLAA from the coding sequence ATGAGCAGCCATCTGGATTACGAAATCAACAAGGAATTGGGCGAGTGCTACCTGTTCATGGGTGACCTCGAAAAGGCGGAGGACTACTACCGCAAGGCTGCCGCCAGCAATGGCGTGCATCCCGACCCATATCTCGGACTCGCAACCATCGCCGTCCAGCGCGGTGCGCTTTCGGACGCACTCGTCCTCTACCGCAAGGCGGCGGACATCGAAGCGGGAGACAAGGCCCTTGCGGGCATGGGTCTCGTGGAGATGGAACAGGGCGATGCCGAGGCGGCCTACGGGCACCTCGCCGCAGCGCTGGCGCTGAATCCCGAGAACCTTGTCGCCATGAATTGCATCGTGCGTCTCGGATACCATTTCGGGCGTGTCGCCGATGTCGTGCCGTACCTCGAGAATTATCTCTCTCTCGTCCCGGGAAAGGACACCGTGCGTACCACGCTTGCGGGCTGTCTCATCACCCTCGGACGCCCTGAAGAGGCACGTGCCCATCTTGAACAGGTGCTGGCCAGCGACCCCGCCAACCCCGAGGCGCGCTCACTGTATGAAGGTCTCGCCGCCTAG
- a CDS encoding LysR family transcriptional regulator has product MQYSWEQVEAFVRAARLGSFSAAARELGKAQSAVSTAIANLEADLGVNLFDRAGHLPVLTPEGEALLGDAERLLARGERFGSRAATLATGVEPRLVLAVDELAWGPALVDRLTGFAERWPDVEMEFLFGIVGDIALMVAEGRAHMGIMVPLADPRGRRVYAEEAWRDAESRLAGLDYFPAGAVPALPVVAAGHPLAGRRAVSPDELEALRQLDITSRGGERPDALSGQVWRVDSYWALRDLVRAGLGWAYLPESLAASDLDAGRLVRLDLAPAGEVWRWPLYLVRDARRAPGPAARWLLEALAKAV; this is encoded by the coding sequence GTGCAGTACAGCTGGGAACAGGTAGAGGCCTTTGTCAGGGCAGCCCGTCTGGGCTCTTTCTCCGCCGCGGCGCGCGAGTTGGGCAAGGCCCAGTCGGCAGTGAGCACGGCCATCGCCAACCTCGAGGCGGACCTTGGCGTGAATCTCTTCGACCGTGCCGGACATCTGCCGGTACTGACCCCCGAAGGTGAGGCGCTGCTTGGTGATGCGGAGCGGTTGCTGGCGCGTGGAGAACGCTTCGGCAGCAGGGCGGCGACGCTCGCCACGGGGGTCGAACCGCGCCTTGTGCTGGCGGTGGACGAGCTTGCGTGGGGGCCTGCCCTCGTGGACAGGCTCACCGGGTTCGCGGAACGCTGGCCGGATGTGGAGATGGAGTTCCTGTTCGGCATCGTGGGGGATATCGCCCTCATGGTGGCCGAGGGGCGGGCGCACATGGGTATCATGGTCCCCTTGGCCGACCCGCGGGGGCGCAGGGTCTATGCCGAGGAGGCTTGGCGTGACGCCGAAAGCAGGCTGGCGGGGCTGGACTACTTTCCGGCAGGGGCCGTGCCAGCACTGCCCGTGGTGGCGGCGGGGCATCCGCTGGCGGGACGCCGTGCGGTGTCACCGGATGAACTGGAGGCGCTGCGCCAACTGGACATCACCAGCCGGGGCGGAGAGCGTCCCGATGCCCTGTCGGGGCAGGTGTGGCGCGTGGACAGCTACTGGGCGCTTCGCGACCTCGTACGTGCCGGACTGGGCTGGGCCTACCTGCCGGAAAGTCTTGCCGCATCCGACCTCGATGCGGGCAGGCTGGTGCGCCTCGACCTTGCCCCCGCGGGCGAGGTCTGGCGGTGGCCGTTGTACCTCGTCCGTGATGCTAGGCGCGCACCGGGCCCAGCGGCGCGGTGGCTTCTGGAGGCACTGGCGAAGGCCGTCTAG
- the fliG gene encoding flagellar motor switch protein FliG, with protein sequence MTKEQRPGQLKGPEKTAVLLLAMGDKFTSEVFKRMDRQEIAAVSKAIVEMETVPKEVVEDVLREFHHALVTGQEMIAGGQDAVKRLLMKNLDSETAKYIMDQLNLESGPAPFRELGNISPRLLAQILRNEHPQTLALILGHMPSERAADLLTNLPAGVRTEVLMRLARLEAVPEDMLMEVDKVLQSQLIAMGGKEGKKVGGVQSVAEILNAVDRATEEEVIAEIEEESAQMAEDIRNLMFVFEDVSSLDDRGIRELLKDISNEDLTMALRGSADDLKEKFFKNMSERAATMIREDLEIMGPTRLSDVEAAQQNIVKTVRRLEAEGRVMIGRGGGDVFV encoded by the coding sequence ATGACGAAGGAACAAAGGCCGGGGCAGCTTAAAGGCCCGGAGAAGACCGCGGTTCTGTTGCTCGCCATGGGCGACAAGTTCACGTCGGAAGTCTTCAAGCGCATGGACAGGCAGGAGATAGCCGCCGTATCCAAGGCCATCGTCGAAATGGAGACGGTGCCCAAGGAAGTGGTCGAGGATGTCCTGCGCGAGTTCCATCACGCGCTCGTCACCGGGCAGGAGATGATCGCCGGCGGGCAGGATGCGGTGAAGCGCCTGCTCATGAAGAACCTCGACAGCGAGACGGCCAAGTACATAATGGACCAGCTCAACCTCGAGTCCGGCCCTGCGCCCTTCCGCGAACTGGGCAACATCAGCCCCCGGCTGCTGGCCCAGATACTGCGCAACGAACATCCACAGACGCTGGCCCTCATCCTCGGGCACATGCCGTCGGAACGCGCCGCCGACCTGCTCACCAACCTGCCTGCCGGTGTCCGCACCGAAGTGCTCATGCGCCTCGCGCGGCTCGAAGCCGTGCCCGAAGACATGCTCATGGAAGTGGACAAGGTGCTGCAAAGCCAGCTCATCGCCATGGGCGGCAAGGAAGGCAAGAAGGTGGGCGGTGTCCAGTCCGTGGCCGAAATCCTCAACGCCGTCGACCGCGCCACCGAAGAGGAGGTCATCGCCGAAATCGAGGAAGAATCGGCCCAGATGGCGGAAGACATCCGCAACCTCATGTTCGTGTTCGAGGACGTCTCCTCGCTGGACGACCGCGGCATCCGCGAACTGCTCAAGGACATCTCCAACGAAGACCTCACCATGGCCCTGCGCGGTTCCGCCGACGACCTCAAGGAGAAGTTCTTCAAGAACATGTCGGAACGCGCCGCCACCATGATCCGGGAAGACCTCGAAATCATGGGCCCCACGCGCCTTTCGGACGTGGAGGCGGCGCAGCAGAACATCGTGAAGACCGTACGCAGGCTCGAAGCCGAAGGCCGTGTGATGATCGGTCGCGGAGGCGGAGATGTCTTCGTCTGA
- the flgC gene encoding flagellar basal body rod protein FlgC, protein MDFMTALDIGASALTAERTNMNIISMNLANAKTTRTAEGGPYRRKTTIMAATEVDGPFSKQMESALDRELRGVRVMNVVRDQRPFKRVYEPGHPDADQQGFVSYPDINVVEEMANLMTAQRGYEANVTTVDTVKAMYSKALEIGR, encoded by the coding sequence ATGGACTTCATGACCGCGCTCGATATCGGCGCTTCCGCGCTCACGGCGGAACGCACGAACATGAACATCATCTCGATGAACCTCGCCAACGCCAAGACCACGCGCACGGCCGAGGGCGGCCCCTATCGCCGCAAGACCACCATCATGGCCGCCACCGAGGTGGACGGCCCCTTCAGCAAGCAGATGGAGTCTGCACTCGACCGTGAACTGCGCGGTGTGCGCGTGATGAACGTGGTACGCGACCAGCGGCCCTTCAAGCGCGTGTACGAACCGGGGCACCCCGATGCCGACCAGCAGGGGTTCGTCTCGTACCCTGACATCAACGTGGTGGAGGAGATGGCCAACCTCATGACCGCCCAGCGCGGCTACGAGGCCAACGTCACCACCGTGGACACCGTCAAGGCCATGTACAGCAAGGCCCTTGAAATAGGCCGCTAG
- the fliF gene encoding flagellar basal-body MS-ring/collar protein FliF, which yields MSPMITDATDKARAFWSRISMSQRVFIVGLALVTVGIFFTLILWINRPDYRVLYSNLAGEDANRVVKLLQANKVPYKLENDGGTVLVPADKLYDLRIKVAGEGNLVGQGIGFEIFDDLKVGQTDFVQKINYQRALQGELIRTISEFPGVETARVHLVIPHRSLFIEEQQKPSASVVVKLREGKKMEAQDVQAIVNLVVMAVEGMDRNRVSVADTSGKILYYPTEDDSLQGLTTTQLEYKMRLQQNLERRIEELLYPVIGPGKVIAKVNADVDFSQRTIRRELYDPEKTVVRSEQRSEESTRGRANLEAGAPDANFRGDGISGSASTQEGTRETRTTNFEINKEEQNIVANVGDLSRLSVAVIVDGTYEKAADGTYTFVPRNAEEMQRIRQLVSSAVGYDRARGDTVEVNSISFGGPDLPQEASLPQLFLDYALRLGKPLLNALLVFLFLLLVVRPVVMALIRPKVEGEMIEGLEGLPAGEERLALIEGDEEVDALDALRKIEDIKAHAMQLAEQNMDQAVGIIRSWLKNDEGTKAGAA from the coding sequence ATGTCTCCCATGATCACCGACGCCACAGACAAGGCAAGAGCCTTCTGGTCGCGCATCTCCATGTCCCAGCGCGTCTTCATCGTCGGGCTCGCGCTCGTCACCGTCGGCATCTTCTTCACGCTCATCCTCTGGATCAACCGCCCGGACTACCGGGTCCTGTACTCCAACCTCGCAGGCGAAGACGCCAACCGCGTGGTGAAGCTGCTTCAGGCCAACAAGGTGCCGTACAAGCTCGAGAACGACGGCGGAACGGTGCTCGTGCCCGCCGACAAGCTGTACGACCTGCGCATCAAGGTGGCGGGCGAGGGCAACCTCGTGGGGCAGGGCATCGGCTTCGAGATATTCGACGACCTCAAGGTCGGCCAGACCGACTTCGTACAGAAGATCAACTACCAGCGTGCCCTTCAGGGCGAACTCATCCGCACCATCAGCGAATTCCCCGGTGTGGAGACCGCAAGGGTGCACCTTGTCATCCCCCACCGCAGCCTGTTCATCGAAGAGCAGCAGAAGCCCTCGGCCTCTGTGGTGGTCAAGCTGCGCGAAGGCAAGAAGATGGAAGCACAGGACGTGCAGGCCATCGTCAACCTCGTGGTCATGGCGGTGGAGGGCATGGACCGCAACCGTGTCTCCGTGGCCGACACCTCGGGCAAGATACTCTACTACCCCACCGAGGACGACAGCCTTCAGGGCCTCACCACCACGCAGCTTGAATACAAGATGCGCCTGCAACAGAACCTCGAACGGCGCATCGAGGAACTGCTCTACCCTGTCATCGGCCCCGGCAAGGTCATCGCCAAGGTCAACGCCGACGTGGACTTCAGCCAGCGCACCATACGGCGTGAACTCTACGACCCGGAGAAGACCGTGGTGCGTTCCGAACAGCGCAGCGAAGAGAGCACCCGTGGCCGCGCCAACCTCGAGGCAGGTGCCCCCGACGCCAACTTCAGGGGCGACGGCATCTCCGGCAGCGCCAGCACGCAGGAAGGCACGCGCGAGACGCGCACCACCAACTTCGAAATCAATAAAGAAGAGCAGAACATCGTCGCCAACGTGGGCGACCTGAGCCGTCTTTCCGTTGCGGTCATCGTCGACGGCACGTATGAGAAGGCTGCAGACGGCACCTACACCTTCGTCCCGCGCAACGCCGAAGAGATGCAGCGCATCCGCCAGCTTGTCTCCAGCGCCGTGGGTTACGACAGGGCACGCGGCGACACCGTGGAGGTCAACTCCATCTCCTTCGGCGGCCCCGACCTGCCGCAGGAGGCGAGCCTGCCGCAACTGTTCCTCGACTACGCCCTGCGACTCGGCAAGCCGCTGCTCAACGCCCTGCTGGTCTTCCTCTTCCTGCTGCTGGTGGTCAGGCCCGTGGTCATGGCCCTCATCAGGCCCAAGGTCGAAGGCGAGATGATCGAAGGGCTTGAAGGGCTGCCCGCAGGCGAAGAGCGTCTCGCGCTCATCGAAGGCGACGAGGAAGTGGACGCACTGGATGCGCTGCGCAAGATCGAAGACATCAAGGCCCATGCCATGCAGCTCGCGGAGCAGAACATGGACCAGGCCGTTGGCATCATCAGGAGCTGGTTGAAAAATGACGAAGGAACAAAGGCCGGGGCAGCTTAA
- a CDS encoding FliH/SctL family protein, with the protein MSSSDGEAKRWGTIYMGPGPMDEATITDLEGTRRPLWDERTEAEYMERVREKAAARAREVLDEARREADALRAKAHEEGYAAGLDAARAELDEFRVGMGDSVAAVLQAIQGQCSAIFGTWREDLVALLRASVERYTGVVLAEERAEVLRALFVQAAQALDSRRHLIIRVNPEDEAAVADMVQAARERLAGLESWTVRGDASMAPGGLVVESDDGMADNRMETRRAVIEEVLAHLTLPAEKSGSGPVGNDA; encoded by the coding sequence ATGTCTTCGTCTGACGGCGAGGCGAAACGATGGGGCACCATCTACATGGGGCCGGGCCCCATGGACGAGGCGACCATCACCGACCTTGAGGGAACGCGGCGTCCACTGTGGGACGAACGCACCGAAGCCGAATACATGGAACGCGTCCGAGAGAAGGCCGCCGCCCGCGCCCGGGAGGTGCTGGACGAGGCCCGTCGTGAAGCCGACGCCCTGCGTGCGAAGGCCCATGAAGAGGGCTATGCCGCCGGTCTGGATGCCGCACGCGCCGAACTCGACGAATTCAGGGTCGGCATGGGCGATTCGGTGGCCGCCGTGTTGCAGGCCATACAGGGGCAATGCTCTGCCATCTTCGGCACATGGCGCGAAGACCTCGTCGCCCTGCTGCGCGCCAGCGTCGAACGCTACACAGGCGTGGTACTCGCCGAAGAGCGCGCAGAGGTGTTGCGCGCCCTCTTCGTTCAGGCGGCACAGGCCCTTGACAGCCGCCGCCACCTCATCATCAGGGTCAATCCCGAAGACGAGGCCGCCGTGGCCGACATGGTGCAGGCCGCCAGAGAGAGACTGGCGGGGCTCGAATCGTGGACGGTGCGCGGCGATGCGTCCATGGCCCCCGGCGGGCTGGTGGTCGAGAGTGACGACGGTATGGCGGACAACCGCATGGAGACACGCCGCGCCGTCATCGAAGAGGTGCTGGCGCACCTGACCCTGCCCGCCGAGAAGTCTGGCAGCGGCCCCGTGGGGAACGACGCATGA